One genomic region from Haloarcula sp. DT43 encodes:
- a CDS encoding DUF5788 family protein, which produces MKEFERKQLLERIERDSATVGADIPDRITVQGEEIELRSFVFEIKRRETVPRGERERVEQAKKNLRRERLQRKQRIEDNEVSYERGEELATAIIGIDRALNALEQLGAANIEQEAQAQEAADRKRWMKFLQKALGHEDADSGTGRAGRSY; this is translated from the coding sequence GTGAAAGAGTTCGAGCGCAAACAGTTGCTGGAGCGCATCGAACGCGACAGCGCGACCGTCGGCGCGGACATCCCCGACCGGATAACCGTCCAGGGCGAGGAGATAGAACTCCGGTCGTTCGTCTTCGAAATCAAGCGTCGGGAGACGGTTCCGCGGGGCGAGCGCGAGCGCGTCGAGCAGGCCAAGAAGAACCTGCGGCGCGAGCGCCTCCAGCGAAAGCAACGCATCGAGGACAACGAGGTGAGCTACGAGCGCGGCGAGGAGCTCGCCACGGCCATCATCGGCATCGACCGGGCGCTCAACGCCCTCGAACAGCTCGGCGCGGCGAACATCGAACAGGAAGCCCAGGCACAGGAGGCCGCCGACAGGAAGCGCTGGATGAAGTTCCTCCAGAAGGCACTGGGCCACGAGGACGCTGACTCCGGCACCGGTCGTGCCGGGCGGAGCTACTGA
- a CDS encoding DUF7503 family protein encodes MSDTTMREYLAEHPKMAGALFTLLMLLSQAGTAAANNSSYFGP; translated from the coding sequence ATGTCCGATACCACCATGCGCGAATACCTCGCAGAGCACCCGAAAATGGCCGGCGCGCTGTTTACCCTCCTGATGCTACTGTCACAGGCAGGGACTGCAGCGGCTAATAATAGTTCGTACTTCGGTCCGTAA
- a CDS encoding response regulator — protein sequence MGSEEQWPFEETTVALTSRAISGSRRAATRHAPLLRTESAESHDEMQTEVPIPLAKVEQSQQSTVLHVDDDPQVGELVEVYLERINDDFDVVTRTSAVAALDFLRTSQVDCIVSDYDMPNTDGLEFLELVREQYQDIPFILFTGKGSEEIASEAIASGVTDYMQKGGRSDTYEVLANRIENAIEQHRTEQRFWNALSWYQRLVEQELAGVCIIQDGTFVYVNQKLADIFGHDQSALIGESPTILTPAGNGDRFPESLRAADADDLDSFHSEFEGQRANGDTRTIEVSGGSIEYDGEPAWIGVLRDAENNPEDAE from the coding sequence ATGGGTTCTGAGGAACAGTGGCCTTTCGAGGAGACGACGGTCGCACTCACGAGTCGCGCCATCAGCGGGAGCCGCCGCGCGGCGACGCGACATGCACCCCTTCTCCGGACTGAGTCGGCGGAGTCACACGACGAGATGCAGACCGAGGTGCCGATTCCACTGGCGAAAGTCGAGCAATCCCAGCAATCGACCGTGTTGCACGTCGACGACGACCCGCAGGTGGGGGAGCTGGTCGAAGTGTATCTCGAACGCATCAACGACGATTTCGACGTGGTGACGAGGACCAGCGCCGTCGCCGCGCTGGATTTCCTCCGGACGTCTCAGGTCGACTGTATCGTCAGCGATTACGACATGCCCAACACCGACGGGCTGGAGTTCCTCGAACTCGTCCGCGAGCAGTACCAGGACATCCCCTTCATCCTGTTTACGGGCAAGGGAAGCGAGGAGATTGCGAGCGAAGCAATCGCCTCGGGCGTTACCGACTACATGCAGAAGGGCGGTCGGTCGGACACGTACGAGGTACTGGCCAACCGAATCGAGAACGCCATCGAACAGCACCGCACCGAACAGCGGTTCTGGAACGCCCTGTCGTGGTATCAGCGGCTCGTCGAACAGGAACTCGCGGGCGTCTGCATCATCCAAGACGGGACCTTCGTCTACGTGAACCAGAAGCTAGCGGATATCTTCGGACACGACCAGAGTGCCCTCATCGGCGAATCCCCGACGATTCTCACGCCGGCGGGGAACGGCGACCGGTTCCCCGAATCGCTCCGGGCGGCGGACGCGGACGACCTCGACTCGTTCCACTCGGAGTTCGAGGGGCAGCGGGCGAACGGCGACACACGGACCATCGAGGTGTCCGGCGGCTCAATCGAGTACGACGGCGAACCGGCCTGGATCGGTGTGCTTCGTGACGCCGAGAACAACCCCGAGGACGCCGAGTAA